From the Papilio machaon chromosome 13, ilPapMach1.1, whole genome shotgun sequence genome, the window acgaggggaggtccaaaagttcgcggaatgaaagggttgtcaatgaaatataacaataaatttatttttccttttcaatataatcacccttaagtctaatacatttattcgatctatgaattaatttttctaaaccatcgaaaaaatattttttgtctttggcctcaaaatgggccgaaattgcctccttcacttcattatcgtcggaaaatttccttccccttagctctttttttaaatttggaaataaataaaaatcgctaggagccaggtctggactgtagggtgggtgaacaagtggttcgaacccatgtgtgtgcagagcagccatggcaactcggctcttgtgaaccggcgcgttgtcttgcaaaagcaacacacccttggccaattttcctcgacgtttttctttaattgactcctttaacttttctaatatgagtgcgtagtattctccggttatagtggtacctttttctttataatcaatgagtaatattcccttacaatcccaaaaaacagtggccatcaactttcccgccgattctgacaccttgaattttttgggaggtggtgtaccctttttgtgccattgcatggactcctgtttggactcaggttcaaagtgatgaacccatgtttcatctccagtaacaatccgctccaaaatctgcacgggctcgtctccacacaactccaaaaagtgcttagacgcgtcgacgcgctgctgtttttgaagcggcgtgagcattctcggcacccatcttgcactgacttttgtcatgcccaggtggtcgtgcaggatacgcaaaatagttgtatctgatactccaacaaatgcagataattgtttcttcttcaaacgtgtgtcttcgagtacaagtttttcgactttttcgacgatgtctgatgtggtggcgtcagctggccgcccagagcgagagtcgtcttcaattgaatctcgaccatgtttaaaaagaccatgccacttataaaccattgttttaccagggcactgatctccataaacggcttccatttcatttaaaatggtttgaacgttttttccttgcttggtaaggaattttatcacagcgcgatgttcaattttctccatagttgcagtttgcttccggattgacttgttcagcaggcgagtactcgtaaacgaatggcactatagggttgaaatgttatatatatactaattatgagtgcccaattagtatgacactaagcgagctaccctatccccactccatcccctccattccgcgaacttttggacctcccctcgtatgtCTGAGGGTCATAACGATATTCATCTATAACTTTCTAAAGCCATATGCCATCTAGTCCTCTCCGTTTGTTAGTAGAGTATACGGTGTTATTGAGTGTGGTGtgcatttaaattgtttaaactttcgtgagacatcataattaattaattaggaaacggcttaactcacgtttgatcgtccggtgacggcaccgactagtttcggacccatcgggggtccatcttcagggcgagtgtttaatccgaagacttcgcggtcgcgtcgcgtctcgcactgaagatggacccccgatgggtccgaaactagtcggtgccgtcaccggacgatcaaacgtgagttaagccgtttcttaattaattaatggtGTGCATTTGTTCAGACCAATGAATCGGCTAGCGGCCGTGACCTTTTTCTTACGACTTTGCCTATTGCCACCAGTTCGATTACCAGAATTTGTAACTACAATCACTATAAAAAATACGTGAATTAACCATTGTAATTTTAGACAAAGTGTCTACCGCCTTAAGTAGTACCGTGGATACAGCACAGAAAACAACACAATCTGGGCTTGATACTGGGAAATCTTATGCTACTAGTGCACAAGGTAATGAAAGCGGATTTAGTATTATTAGGTATTTTTCGGCGTACATAAGTTATATgaataatgtaatgttttagATAAAGTATCAAACGCATTGAATGCTACTGTCGATACAACGCAAAAAACAGCGCAATCCGCTCTTGATACAGGGAAGGCATATGCTGCTACTGCTAAAGGTAAAACTTTAAGATTatacttcaaataaaaattttcaagttTGTAAGCCACTACCAGTAGCGGCGTTTGGGTAGGGCGAAGGCGCTGAGGATAAAGGGGCGCCGCAGGCGCCAGAGTCGGATAAAAATGTGTCCCCTTAGATCTTTGGAAGATTCTCTTCCACTAGAGGAGATTCACTCTCCTTACAtcaaaaaaagcaaaaacctCCTCCAGGGCGccagaaatattaaaatcggCCATGGCTTCTACGATTATTTGTACAAGTAGTCAGACCGTGTTAAAAAGTAATACTGAAAACCAACTAAATTGATAACGTCTTTGTTTTTGCACAAaaggtatataaaatgaaaagaaatactGAGATTTTAAGTAAGTGCAAAGTTAAAGGATCATGgttattatcaaaaaatgtacatattatatttgatttagttGTTTCTATGTATATccttataacttttatttatctagATACCGTGGCTGGTTCAGTTAACACTACTGTAGAAGGAACGAAAAGCGCAGTTCATTCTGCCGTTGATACATCTAAATCTTATTTAGATTCTGCTAAaggtattcattttttttatctcctTTGTGTATAAATTACCTTCTTTATTAccattaataacaaaaaattgtgTCTTGACAATTAGCAATTAATACTGCGGactgtattttgtttaatttgcttttttaaaatttagctATTCGATGTTCTATTTACTAATAATCAAAtcgttatattgtttttttttatgtggaTAAAACCACGAATTTAGAATCATCTCAAATATCTGCACAAAATACGCTTGACGCTTCAAAGAGCTATGTTACCTCGATGTTTGATGTAGGCAAGGCATATTTAGACACCGCTAAAGGTAATGCTAGCTTATTTGTTTCTAATCTAGCTTGTCTTTATTTGTATCgctgtaaatatatattttatcgaaatgtttatttaattaagtaaaaataaaatacggtAGCAAGTACTAAAAAATCCGTACAATGTACAATCGAATCAGGAAGGGCTTATGTCGATTTGGCTAAAGGTAACGGAATAATACCTATTTCTTCATCCGATTTGTAAACTAAAGATTAGATATATAAGAgataatttgtatatatatatatatataatatattgtaatatatgttTTCGTATATTATTTACTCATAAATAtcacttaataattattaatttaaacatcttttatgtaaaatacattttaaatttttcatctaagttgtattattttattatattttagatacagtacaaaatacaatacaaagtaCAGTAGACACGACAAAAAATGCTGCACAAAATGTAGTTGAAACTGGCAAGACTTGTGTTGATACCACTAAAGGTGATGCAACAATagaaatgatttaatatttaagtttttgttttctcaatgtttatatcttttatacaattaatagaTACGGTGGCCAGTACAGTAGACACGACCAAAAAAGCTGCCACTGCTGCAGTAGACACGGGTTTTTCTTATATCGGAGCTGCGAAAGGTataaaagattgttttttttttaactaggaaacttattaacaatatgaacaatatttagttttaaaatgttgtaaatttttcattctAGCTGACTAATGGTAAAAGGTTTTTaagtgcaattaaaaaaatacatatttggcACAAATTTGTAGACACCATGCacaccagtttttttttttaaatcacaacgCTCATTCTTTGAAATGTACGTAATTATATCAGAGTTGATACCAGTTTTTCACATAGAGTCcgcattatttttctatacatATGCTCATTTATTACTCTTTATTTGTTCACAATGTAGTTAATCCAGTTAGCAGTAAAATAGACAcaactaaaaatattgcttttttaGCATTTGATAAAGGTACAACTTTGGTAGGAAGCGCTAAAggtattactaaaataattgtactaAGTTTATATTCTATGGactttttagttattattttattaatatagttttttcaaAGGACAGTTCATACAACTAAAAATTTAGCCGCACCTGCTGTAGGTTCAACAATTTTAGGAAACATTAAATGTATCTTAACACGTTCACTGCGTAACAGCCATTTTCGGCCTGCCGCGGTATATCAGCTAGTGCGTACTAATAAAACTAAGTTCCTGTGCGAAACGATTATCTCAGGTGTTTGTACGATTTTGATACAGACTAATTCAGTTTGAGGTGAAAATTATAAGAGTTCCTCTTCAAAATTTCGCGGCAGGCATATTGCGGCCTATCGTACGCTGACGATCATTCGGTATACGATTATATGGCATGGGATTTTTTCCACTAATTTTCTATTAGTCTTATGACCCTCTTTTACTTAATCAACAAccaatgataaaaatattgtttgggGCGTATTTCGACCCGGCGCCGCAAAAATTTAAGGTTTATGATTTTACTTGCCGCAGCGACTTTGAAGATCGTTTcacatattataattgttcTGGAAGAGtaaagtttatgttttttgtagataCAGTAGTTAATACGGTTACCAGCACAGTAGATGCAACAAAAAATGTTGCTGCTTCAGCTATTGATAAAAGTGTAGGTTTTGTAGGAGCTGCCAAAGGTAATCATAAATTCAGTTACTTTTGAGTTGGACATATTACgggaaaatattttgattatgaGTTATTTTGTAGATACAGTAGTTAACACAGTTGGCAGCACAGTAGATGCAACTAAAAATTTTGCTGCTTCAGCTGCTGAAAAGAGTGCAGCTATTGTTGGTGGAGCCAAAGGTATTATAAAAGTCACGGATTATTGAAACTATTGGCGCGtagaaacattattttgatcaaatatttttgtttgtagaCACCGTACTTGATACAGTAGATACAACTAAAAACGTAGCCGCATCTGCAGTAGATAAAGGCGTAGGTTTCGTTGGAAGTGCCAAAGGTAATATTGAGAGAATTACATAAAGTGTGTATTCAAATGCATTTCgataaactaattattatttttgtagacAGTGTAGTTAACACGGTAGCCAGCACAGTAGATACAACTAAAAATGTTGCTTCTTCAACAGTTGATAAAGGTGCAGCTATGGTAGGAACTGCCAAAGGTAATGATAAATCCAGTTAGTTTTGAGTTGGACACATTGTGTAATGGACATATTACGGGGGATTATTTTGATCATGAGTTATTTTGTAGATACAGTAGTTAACACATTTGGCAGCACAGTAGATGCCACTAAAAACATTGCTGCTTCAGCTGCTGAAAAGAGTGCAGCTATTGTTGGTGGAGTCAAAGGTATGAAAACTTAcgaattattgaaattattgacACGTAGGAACATTATGTTGatcaaaaatttttgtttgtagaCACCGTACTTAATACAGTAGATACAACTAAAAACGTAGCCGCATCTGCAGTAGATAAAGGCGTAGGTTACGTTGGAAGTGCCAAAGGTAATATTGAGTGAATTACATAAAGTGTGTATTCAAATGCATttcgattatttatttaattattatttttgtagacAGTGTAGTTAACACGGTAGCCAGCACAGTAGATACAACTAAAAATGTTGCTGCTTCAGCAGTTGATAAAGGTGCAGCTATGGTAGGAACTGCCAAAGGTAATGATAAATCCAGTTAGTTTTGAGTTGGACACATTATGTAATGGACATATTACGGGGGATTATTTTGatcattagttattttttagataCAGTAGTTAACACATTTGGCAGCACAGTAGATGCCACTAAAAATATTGCTGCTTCAGCTGCTGAAAAGAGTGCAGCTATTGTTGGTGGAGCCAAAGGTATTATAAAAGTCACGGATTATTGAAACTATTGGCGCGtagaaacattattttgatcaaatatttttgtttgtagaCACCGTACTTGATACAGTAGATACAACTAAAAACGTAGCCGCATCTGCAGTAGATAAAGGCGTAGGTTTCGTTGGAAGTGCCAAAGGTAATATTGAGTGAATTACATAAAGTATGTATTCAAATGCATttcgattatttatttaattattatttttgtagacAGTGTAGTTAACACGGTAGCCAGCACAGTAGATACAACTAAAAACGCAGCCGCATCTGCAGTAGATAAAGGCGTAGGTTTCGTTGGAAGTGCCAAAggtaataaaatgcaaaatcaaatattaagtatttgaATTGTGTACGTATTATAGggatacattttgattttgcCTTTAATTTGTAGATACAGTAGTAAACACCGTTGGTAGCACAGTAGATGCCACTAAAAATATTGCTGCTTCAGCTGCTGAAAAGAGTGCAGCTATTGTTGGTGGAGCCAAAGGTATTATAAAAGTCACGGATTATTGAAACTATTGGCGCGtagaaacattattttgatcaaatatttttgtttgtagaCACCGTACTTGATACAGTAGATACAACTAAAAACGTAGCCGCATCTGCAGTAGATAAAGGCGTAGGTTTCGTTGGAAGTGCCAAAGGTAATATTGAGTGAA encodes:
- the LOC106712101 gene encoding perilipin-4 isoform X8; this translates as MFSGIADKNLGAFRSIGEKTASLFERKKKDAEQIAAEKAQEAAHVVEEQVKKAGEMIGGAQQNASQAADAASNTKNAAIDALDKELSKVSLAAGVAVDAANKAAADGKKAIETTKDTLATTVDNTKKAAESAYSTTKDTVSSTVEGTKTLAQSAIDTSKSYVGSAKDSVANTVGSTVDTTQKAAQSVLETGKTYATSAKDTVANTVSSAADTTQKTAMSAFETGKLYATSAKDKVSTALSSTVDTAQKTTQSGLDTGKSYATSAQDKVSNALNATVDTTQKTAQSALDTGKAYAATAKDTVAGSVNTTVEGTKSAVHSAVDTSKSYLDSAKESSQISAQNTLDASKSYVTSMFDVGKAYLDTAKDTVQNTIQSTVDTTKNAAQNVVETGKTCVDTTKDTVASTVDTTKKAATAAVDTGFSYIGAAKDTVVNTVTSTVDATKNVAASAIDKSVGFVGAAKDTVVNTVGSTVDATKNFAASAAEKSAAIVGGAKDTVLDTVDTTKNVAASAVDKGVGFVGSAKDSVVNTVASTVDTTKNVAASAVDKGVGYVGSAKDSVVNTVASTVDTTKNVAASAVDKGAAMVGTAKDTVVNTFGSTVDATKNIAASAAEKSAAIVGGAKDTVLDTVDTTKNVAASAVDKGVGFVGSAKDSVVNTVASTVDTTKNAAASAVDKGVGFVGSAKDTVVNTVGSTVDATKNIAASAAEKSAAIVGGAKDTVLDTVDTTKNVAASAVDKGVGFVGSAKDSVVNTVASTVDTTKNVAASAVDKGVGFVGSAKDTVVNTVGSTIDATKNVAASAVDKGAAFVGSAKDTVSSSVSSTVDTTKDVASAVVDKGSSFFAGAKEFVQTKIGATEKDEVPTECDDLDEDTADTINTTVDTAKKAGEEAKAQAVKAAEEAKEKARLAAEAAKKEATRASNAVVEETKKAAEKAATDASNAVHSTVDNTLKRVEDAADQGLKNASNVLDAKIKNADKYLGEKQAALVTNISSAANEGEQGAAGLFSKGLATFSK
- the LOC106712101 gene encoding perilipin-4 isoform X12; the encoded protein is MFSGIADKNLGAFRSIGEKTASLFERKKKDAEQIAAEKAQEAAHVVEEQVKKAGEMIGGAQQNASQAADAASNTKNAAIDALDKELSKVSLAAGVAVDAANKAAADGKKAIETTKDTLATTVDNTKKAAESAYSTTKDSVANTVGSTVDTTQKAAQSVLETGKTYATSAKDTVANTVSSAADTTQKTAMSAFETGKLYATSAKDKVSTALSSTVDTAQKTTQSGLDTGKSYATSAQDKVSNALNATVDTTQKTAQSALDTGKAYAATAKDTVAGSVNTTVEGTKSAVHSAVDTSKSYLDSAKESSQISAQNTLDASKSYVTSMFDVGKAYLDTAKDTVQNTIQSTVDTTKNAAQNVVETGKTCVDTTKDTVASTVDTTKKAATAAVDTGFSYIGAAKDTVVNTVTSTVDATKNVAASAIDKSVGFVGAAKDTVVNTVGSTVDATKNFAASAAEKSAAIVGGAKDTVLDTVDTTKNVAASAVDKGVGFVGSAKDSVVNTVASTVDTTKNVAASAVDKGVGYVGSAKDSVVNTVASTVDTTKNVAASAVDKGAAMVGTAKDTVVNTFGSTVDATKNIAASAAEKSAAIVGGAKDTVLDTVDTTKNVAASAVDKGVGFVGSAKDSVVNTVASTVDTTKNAAASAVDKGVGFVGSAKDTVVNTVGSTVDATKNIAASAAEKSAAIVGGAKDTVLDTVDTTKNVAASAVDKGVGFVGSAKDSVVNTVASTVDTTKNVAASAVDKGVGFVGSAKDTVVNTVGSTIDATKNVAASAVDKGAAFVGSAKDTVSSSVSSTVDTTKDVASAVVDKGSSFFAGAKEFVQTKIGATEKDEVPTECDDLDEDTADTINTTVDTAKKAGEEAKAQAVKAAEEAKEKARLAAEAAKKEATRASNAVVEETKKAAEKAATDASNAVHSTVDNTLKRVEDAADQGLKNASNVLDAKIKNADKYLGEKQAALVTNISSAANEGEQGAAGLFSKGLATFSK
- the LOC106712101 gene encoding perilipin-4 isoform X11 — encoded protein: MFSGIADKNLGAFRSIGEKTASLFERKKKDAEQIAAEKAQEAAHVVEEQVKKAGEMIGGAQQNASQAADAASNTKNAAIDALDKAAADGKKAIETTKDTLATTVDNTKKAAESAYSTTKDTVANVAQSTVDTAQKSAYSAFETGKSYATTAKDSVANTVGSTVDTTQKAAQSVLETGKTYATSAKDTVANTVSSAADTTQKTAMSAFETGKLYATSAKDKVSTALSSTVDTAQKTTQSGLDTGKSYATSAQDKVSNALNATVDTTQKTAQSALDTGKAYAATAKDTVAGSVNTTVEGTKSAVHSAVDTSKSYLDSAKESSQISAQNTLDASKSYVTSMFDVGKAYLDTAKDTVQNTIQSTVDTTKNAAQNVVETGKTCVDTTKDTVASTVDTTKKAATAAVDTGFSYIGAAKDTVVNTVTSTVDATKNVAASAIDKSVGFVGAAKDTVVNTVGSTVDATKNFAASAAEKSAAIVGGAKDTVLDTVDTTKNVAASAVDKGVGFVGSAKDSVVNTVASTVDTTKNVAASAVDKGVGYVGSAKDSVVNTVASTVDTTKNVAASAVDKGAAMVGTAKDTVVNTFGSTVDATKNIAASAAEKSAAIVGGAKDTVLDTVDTTKNVAASAVDKGVGFVGSAKDSVVNTVASTVDTTKNAAASAVDKGVGFVGSAKDTVVNTVGSTVDATKNIAASAAEKSAAIVGGAKDTVLDTVDTTKNVAASAVDKGVGFVGSAKDSVVNTVASTVDTTKNVAASAVDKGVGFVGSAKDTVVNTVGSTIDATKNVAASAVDKGAAFVGSAKDTVSSSVSSTVDTTKDVASAVVDKGSSFFAGAKEFVQTKIGATEKDEVPTECDDLDEDTADTINTTVDTAKKAGEEAKAQAVKAAEEAKEKARLAAEAAKKEATRASNAVVEETKKAAEKAATDASNAVHSTVDNTLKRVEDAADQGLKNASNVLDAKIKNADKYLGEKQAALVTNISSAANEGEQGAAGLFSKGLATFSK
- the LOC106712101 gene encoding perilipin-4 isoform X4 is translated as MFSGIADKNLGAFRSIGEKTASLFERKKKDAEQIAAEKAQEAAHVVEEQVKKAGEMIGGAQQNASQAADAASNTKNAAIDALDKELSKVSLAAGVAVDAANKAAADGKKAIETTKDTLATTVDNTKKAAESAYSTTKDTVSSTVEGTKTLAQSAIDTSKSYVGSAKDTVANVAQSTVDTAQKSAYSAFETGKSYATTAKDSVANTVGSTVDTTQKAAQSVLETGKTYATSAKDTVANTVSSAADTTQKTAMSAFETGKLYATSAKDKVSTALSSTVDTAQKTTQSGLDTGKSYATSAQDKVSNALNATVDTTQKTAQSALDTGKAYAATAKDTVAGSVNTTVEGTKSAVHSAVDTSKSYLDSAKESSQISAQNTLDASKSYVTSMFDVGKAYLDTAKDTVQNTIQSTVDTTKNAAQNVVETGKTCVDTTKDTVASTVDTTKKAATAAVDTGFSYIGAAKDTVVNTVTSTVDATKNVAASAIDKSVGFVGAAKDTVVNTVGSTVDATKNFAASAAEKSAAIVGGAKDTVLDTVDTTKNVAASAVDKGVGFVGSAKDSVVNTVASTVDTTKNVAASAVDKGVGYVGSAKDSVVNTVASTVDTTKNVAASAVDKGAAMVGTAKDTVVNTFGSTVDATKNIAASAAEKSAAIVGGAKDTVLDTVDTTKNVAASAVDKGVGFVGSAKDSVVNTVASTVDTTKNAAASAVDKGVGFVGSAKDTVVNTVGSTVDATKNIAASAAEKSAAIVGGAKDTVLDTVDTTKNVAASAVDKGVGFVGSAKDSVVNTVASTVDTTKNVAASAVDKGVGFVGSAKDTVVNTVGSTIDATKNVAASAVDKGAAFVGSAKDTVSSSVSSTVDTTKDVASAVVDKGSSFFAGAKDTINTTVDTAKKAGEEAKAQAVKAAEEAKEKARLAAEAAKKEATRASNAVVEETKKAAEKAATDASNAVHSTVDNTLKRVEDAADQGLKNASNVLDAKIKNADKYLGEKQAALVTNISSAANEGEQGAAGLFSKGLATFSK
- the LOC106712101 gene encoding perilipin-4 isoform X19; translation: MFSGIADKNLGAFRSIGEKTASLFERKKKDAEQIAAEKAQEAAHVVEEQVKKAGEMIGGAQQNASQAADAASNTKNAAIDALDKELSKVSLAAGVAVDAANKAAADGKKAIETTKDTLATTVDNTKKAAESAYSTTKDTVSSTVEGTKTLAQSAIDTSKSYVGSAKDTVANVAQSTVDTAQKSAYSAFETGKSYATTAKDSVANTVGSTVDTTQKAAQSVLETGKTYATSAKDTVANTVSSAADTTQKTAMSAFETGKLYATSAKDKVSTALSSTVDTAQKTTQSGLDTGKSYATSAQDKVSNALNATVDTTQKTAQSALDTGKAYAATAKDTVAGSVNTTVEGTKSAVHSAVDTSKSYLDSAKESSQISAQNTLDASKSYVTSMFDVGKAYLDTAKDTVQNTIQSTVDTTKNAAQNVVETGKTCVDTTKDTVASTVDTTKKAATAAVDTGFSYIGAAKDTVVNTVTSTVDATKNVAASAIDKSVGFVGAAKDTVVNTVGSTVDATKNFAASAAEKSAAIVGGAKDTVLDTVDTTKNVAASAVDKGVGFVGSAKDSVVNTVASTVDTTKNVAASAVDKGVGYVGSAKDSVVNTVASTVDTTKNVAASAVDKGAAMVGTAKDTVVNTFGSTVDATKNIAASAAEKSAAIVGGAKDTVLDTVDTTKNVAASAVDKGVGFVGSAKDSVVNTVASTVDTTKNAAASAVDKGVGFVGSAKDTVVNTVGSTVDATKNIAASAAEKSAAIVGGAKDTVLDTVDTTKNVAASAVDKGVGFVGSAKDSVVNTVASTVDTTKNVAASAVDKGVGFVGSAKDTINTTVDTAKKAGEEAKAQAVKAAEEAKEKARLAAEAAKKEATRASNAVVEETKKAAEKAATDASNAVHSTVDNTLKRVEDAADQGLKNASNVLDAKIKNADKYLGEKQAALVTNISSAANEGEQGAAGLFSKGLATFSK